The following are from one region of the Coffea eugenioides isolate CCC68of chromosome 2, Ceug_1.0, whole genome shotgun sequence genome:
- the LOC113760173 gene encoding LOB domain-containing protein 20 produces MNDQSKSDQGMLDSGRRKGSSEKRASSVIEATEGALLNVGVSPPPSAPCGACKFLRRKCISGCIFAPHFGSDQGAARFAAVHKVFGASNVSKLLLHLPENRRNDAVVTISYEAQARLSDPVYGCVSTILALQQQVASLQAELAVVQTQLMNSRLAMANALRDSQAIQQQKIVALQPAYSNTSAASNTLMNINSFNSNFDLVGEAAPSNSFDPVHLSQAPQEVEEEDEEESQNHLDFTSQIFHQDNKTFF; encoded by the exons ATGAATGATCAATCAAAAAGTGATCAGGGCATGTTGGACAGCGGAAGGCGGAAGGGTTCGAGCGAAAAGCGTGCTAGCAGTGTCATTGAGGCCACAGAAGGCGCGCTTTTGAATGTAGGGGTGTCCCCTCCCCCTAGTGCTCCATGTGGTGCATGCAAGTTTTTGAGGAGGAAATGCATTAGTGGATGCATTTTTGCTCCCCATTTTGGCTCTGATCAAGGTGCAGCAAGATTTGCAGCGGTGCATAAAGTGTTTGGAGCAAGTAATGTATCAAAACTCTTGTTGCATCTTCCGGAAAATCGAAGAAATGATGCTGTTGTTACCATATCATATGAggctcaagcaagactttctgATCCTGTTTATGGTTGCGTCTCAACAATTCTTGCGTTACAGCAACAG GTAGCATCTCTTCAAGCAGAGTTGGCAGTGGTGCAAACACAGCTGATGAACAGCAGATTGGCAATGGCAAATGCCCTTCGAGATTCACAAGCAATACAGCAGCAGAAAATTGTAGCCTTACAACCAGCTTACTCCAACACATCTGCAGCTTCAAATACTCTGATGAATATAAACAGCTTCAACTCTAACTTTGATCTTGTTGGTGAAGCTGCCCCATCCAACAGTTTTGATCCCGTTCATCTCTCCCAAGCCCCTcaagaagtagaagaagaagatgaggaAGAGAGTCAGAACCACCTTGATTTCACCAGTCAGATATTCCACCAAGATAATAAAACCTTTTTTtaa